In one Brassica oleracea var. oleracea cultivar TO1000 chromosome C9, BOL, whole genome shotgun sequence genomic region, the following are encoded:
- the LOC106314438 gene encoding uncharacterized protein LOC106314438: protein MDLERFENYPWGRVVFKVLMESMKGVNLDSNSFTVNGFGQVLQVWAYFALPEFGANFGHPLPDRLPPLLLAYNGGKGRRFFKEAISKQTSVINFVHKDYAEMFPRWDFNVEDLAAENIIKVMFNAKANWKWTMDCWEVTGTKPESEEGRFSKSEASTSIGGMTKEQTEKSFKDIADVMRDGFGMCVKEIKLLGDRMEASESVNGAKAGQNDPQEPSSSKDLSLVIANEPEEKPPEQSGEPSLLVLDKEVPTDSDLQRRQIKRNAAMVHVRGKSERARKLAASQQTPFKGNNTVKVIIPNKRVGQGYDPFAPFDKKMSKVLTDWVKLDPYFKTPMAKKPRRCPSRFYFTLRTPLEWLNDGHMDAFINVLRQRYQDNPHHLRSERLCLLDHVFSHQWSHHYPKFKSDEGDINGLGRRLPGGAWNYHAGIVPSFCQSMKVWGLDEDDIYAPVNFMNEHWIAIWISIPKRNIVV, encoded by the exons ATGGATTTAGAAAGATTTGAGAATTATCCTTGGGGGAGAGTGGTGTTTAAGGTGCTGATGGAGTCTATGAAGGGTGTAAATTTGGATTCAAATTCATTCACTGTTAATGGGTTTGGTCAAGTTCTCCAGGTGTGGGCGTACTTTGCTCTGCCAGAATTTGGTGCTAATTTTGGGCACCCCTTACCAGACAGACTGCCTCCGCTGTTGCTGGCTTACAATGGTGGCAAAGGACGCAGATTTTTTAAAGAGGCCATTAGCAAACAG ACTAGCGTGATCAACTTCGTCCACAAGGACTATGCTGAGATGTTTCCACGATGGGACTTTAATGTGGAGGACCTGGCCGCGGAGAACATAATTAAAGTCATGTTTAATGCGAAAGCTAATTGGAAGTGGACCATGGATTGCTGGGAAGTCACCGGTACTAAACCCGAGAGTGAAGAAGGAA GGTTTTCAAAGTCAGAAGCTTCTACGTCTATTGGTGGGATGACCAAGGAGCAGACTGAAAAAAGCTTCAAGGACATAGCTGATGTCATGAGAGATGGGTTTGGGATGTGCGTGAAGGAGATCAAGTTGCTGGGGGATAGGATGGAAGCT AGTGAAAGTGTGAATGGGGCGAAAGCAGGACAAAATGACCCCCAGGAACCGAGTTCCTCGAAAGACCTGAGTCTTGTGATAGCAAATGAGCCCGAGGAGAAACCTCCAGAACAGAGTGGTGAACCTAGCCTTCTTGTATTGGACAAAGAAGTACCCACTGATTCAGATTTACAGAGAAGGCAGATAAAGAGGAATGCTGCTATGGTACATGTCCGTGGAAAGAGTGAGCGAGCAAGGAAACTTGCTGCCTCACAGCAAACTCCTTTTAAGGGAAACAACACTGTCAAAGTGATCATTCCAAACAAAAGGGTTGGCCAAGGCTATGATCCTTTTGCACCCTTTGACAAGAAGATGTCGAAGGTGCTCACTGACTGGGTGAAACTTGATCC TTATTTTAAAACACCTATGGCCAAAAAACCACGTAGATGTCCAAGTCGGTTTTATTTCACCCTCCGAACCCCCTTAGAATGGTTGAACGACGGT CATATGGATGCTTTTATTAATGTACTGAGGCAACGGTACCAAGATAATCCACATCATTTAAGGAGTGAGAGACTGTGCCTTCTTGATCATGTATTTTCTCATCAGTGGTCCCACCATTACCCGAAATTTAAGAGCGACGAGGGCGACATCAACGGCTTAGGAAGAAGACTCCCTGGTGGGGCGTGGAATTATCACGCAGGCATTGTACCATCATTTTGCCAATCTATGAAGGTTTGGGGGTTGGATGAGGATGATATTTATGCGCCAGTGAACTTCATGAACGAGCATTGGATTGCTATTTGGATATCGATCCCTAAGAGGAACATAGTCGTCTGA